The Triticum aestivum cultivar Chinese Spring chromosome 7B, IWGSC CS RefSeq v2.1, whole genome shotgun sequence genome window below encodes:
- the LOC123156323 gene encoding peroxidase P7-like — protein MAGPTLMHCLLAVSLLSSVVHAQLSTTFYSRSCPSLENTVWAVMKQAVVKDRRMGASLLRLFFHDCFVQGCDGSVLLDAGGEKQAAPNANSLRGFEVIDAIKARVEAACPGVVSCADILALAARDGTFLLHGPTWPVPLGRRDSTTASQSLANNNLPSVNSSLATLISMFARQGLSPTDMTALSGAHTIGQARCTTFRDRIYGNSNIDATFAKRQQRTCPLSGADNNLAPLDVQTLRAFDTAYYQNLMAHRGLFRSDQELFSGGSQDALVRQYSANPALFRSDFVKAMVKMGNINPLTGTAGQVRRNCRFVNS, from the exons ATGGCTGGACCTACATTGATGCACTGCCTGCTCGccgtctctctcctctcctccGTTGTCCACGCGCAGCTCTCGACGACTTTCTACTCCAGGTCCTGCCCCAGCCTGGAGAACACCGTGTGGGCGGTGATGAAGCAGGCCGTCGTCAAGGACCGGCGGATGGGCGCGTCGCTTCTGAGGCTcttcttccacgactgcttcgtccaG GGCTGTGACGGCTCGGTTCTTCTCGACGCCGGCGGCGAGAAGCAAGCCGCACCGAACGCCAACTCCCTGCGCGGCTTCGAGGTCATCGACGCCATCAAGGCGCGCGTGGAGGCCGCGTGCCCCGgcgtcgtctcctgcgccgacatcctCGCGCTCGCGGCGCGCGACGGAACGTTCCTG CTCCACGGACCGACCTGGCCAGTGCCGCTCGGCCGGCGCGACTCGACGACGGCGAGCCAGTCCCTCGCCAACAATAACCTTCCCTCGGTGAACTCCAGCCTCGCCACGCTCATCTCCATGTTCGCGAGGCAAGGGCTCTCGCCGACCGACATGACGGCGCTGTCCGGCGCGCACACCATCGGCCAGGCCCGGTGCACCACCTTCCGCGACCGCATCTACGGCAACTCCAACATCGACGCGACCTTCGCGAAGCGGCAGCAGCGGACCTGCCCCCTCTCCGGCGCGGACAACAACCTGGCGCCCTTGGACGTGCAGACCCTGAGGGCATTCGACACCGCCTACTACCAGAACCTCATGGCTCACCGCGGCCTGTTCCGCTCCGACCAGGAGCTCTTCAGCGGAGGGTCGCAGGACGCGCTGGTGCGGCAgtacagcgccaaccccgcactctTCCGGAGCGACTTCGTCAAGGCGATGGTGAAGATGGGCAACATTAATCCTCTCACTGGCACCGCCGGCCAGGTCAGGAGAAACTGCAGATTCGTCAACAGCTAG
- the LOC123156319 gene encoding outer envelope protein 61 — protein sequence MMNPEMMRVAEEQMRRIPADDLARMQRQLMSNPDLLKLATESMKNMTAEDFKLAAERLNHARPEEMLDMTEKIAKAKPEELAAMKVQADAETSCAISAAEMLKRQGNQFHGRGQYADAAAKYKLARDSVKNSVPSAAGRALQLQCSVNLMACYLKLGEFEECVNEGSEVLSYDSGTAKAYYRRGQAYKELGNLQAAVADLSKAREMTPEDETVAQALTEAQEKLATEGGAANLPKGVVIEEIVEEDISSDLSSAQTNSSSSTATEHTVSQPHNGARNSTQSNSSESLVNTSQVASSASGTNLVAPDFGSNMPGMVGMADPAMWEMFTSMVENMSPDEMANMSGLLGIEMSKEDAANAQQAMSSFSPQDLEKMMKWIDRAQRGVEAARKTKDWLLGRKGFIFAIIMLILAFILHRLGFMG from the coding sequence ATGATGAACCCGGAGATGATGCGGGTGGCGGAGGAGCAGATGCGACGCATACCCGCCGACGACCTCGCCAGGATGCAGCGGCAGCTCATGTCCAACCCGGACCTGCTAAAGCTCGCAACCGAGAGCATGAAGAACATGACGGCCGAGGACTTCAAGCTCGCCGCCGAGCGCCTGAACCACGCAAGGCCAGAGGAGATGCTCGACATGACCGAGAAAATCGCCAAGGCCAAgcccgaggagctcgccgccaTGAAGGTGCAGGCCGACGCTGAGACTTCATGCGCGATATCCGCCGCCGAGATGCTGAAGCGGCAGGGGAACCAGTTCCATGGCCGTGGGCAgtacgccgacgccgccgccaagTACAAGCTCGCCAGGGACAGCGTGAAGAACAGCGTGCCGTCGGCGGCCGGGCGCGCCCTGCAGCTGCAGTGCAGCGTCAATCTGATGGCCTGTTACCTGAAGCTAGGCGAGTTTGAGGAGTGCGTCAACGAAGGCTCGGAGGTTCTAAGCTATGACTCGGGCACTGCCAAGGCGTACTACCGAAGGGGTCAAGCGTACAAAGAGCTAGGAAACCTTCAGGCTGCTGTTGCTGACCTGAGTAAAGCCCGTGAAATGACTCCCGAAGATGAAACTGTCGCTCAAGCTCTGACAGAGGCGCAAGAAAAACTTGCGACCGAAGGGGGAGCAGCAAACCTGCCGAAGGGAGTTGTCATTGAAGAAATTGTAGAAGAAGATATTAGTTCGGATCTGTCGAGTGCTCAAAcgaattcttcttcttctactgCTACTGAGCATACTGTTTCACAGCCACACAACGGAGCACGAAACTCGACACAATCTAACTCTTCAGAAAGCTTGGTAAATACGTCTCAGGTTGCTTCTTCAGCAAGCGGAACAAACCTTGTTGCTCCAGATTTTGGATCCAATATGCCTGGGATGGTTGGTATGGCGGACCCTGCTATGTGGGAGATGTTTACCTCCATGGTGGAGAACATGAGCCCTGATGAGATGGCAAACATGAGTGGGCTGCTCGGTATCGAGATGTCCAAGGAAGATGCTGCCAACGCTCAACAGGCTATGTCTTCATTCTCTCCACAAGATTTAGAGAAAATGATGAAATGGATCGACAGAGCACAGCGAGGAGTCGAAGCGGCAAGGAAGACGAAGGACTGGCTCCTAGGCAGGAAAGGCTTCATCTTCGCTATCATCATGCTGATCTTGGCGTTCATCCTCCATCGTCTTGGATTCATGGGGTAG